CCAAGGCGTCCACGTCACGCTCGGGATCACCCTGATCCCCGTCCTGCTCGCGAAGCTCTGGTCGGTCGTGCCGAAACTGTTCGCACTGCCGCCCGCACGGTCCGTCGCCCACGCACTCGAACGCCTCTCGCTGCTCCTGCTGGTGGGCGGCGCGCTCTTCGAGTTCGTGACCGGCGTCCTGAACGTTCAGCTCGACTACCTCTTCCCCGGCTCCTTCTACCCGCTGCACTTCTACGGGGCGTGGGTGTTCTTCGCTGCCTTCGTCACGCACGTGGTGCTGCGTCTGCCCGAGGCCATGCGCCAGTTGCGTGCGCTCCGTGCGCAACGCGCGGTGCGTGCGGGGCGAGCGGGTGGTGGTGAAGCCCCGGAAGCACCGGCTGAAGAAGGGGTGTTGGTGTCGCCGGACCCCGCCGCACCCACGGTTTCCCGGCGCGGCGCCTTCGGGCTCGTCGGCGGCGGCTCGCTGCTCCTGCTCGCGACGACGGTCGGCCGCAGCTTCGACGGGCCGTTGCGCGAGACCGCCGTACTCGCGCCGCACGGCGGCAAGGACCCCGGCTCCGGACCCGGCGCGTTCCAGATCAACAAGACCGCCGCGTACGCGGGCATCCGCGAGCGCGACACGAGTGCGGAAGCCTGGCAGCTCGTCCTGGTCGGCCGCCGGGGCACGGTCCGGCTCAGCCGCACCCAGCTCCTGCGGCGCCCCCAGCACGGCTCCGCACTGCCCATCGCCTGCGTGGAAGGGTGGTCGACGTCGGACCAGTGGTGGCAGGGCGTGCGGCTGCGGGACCTCGCGGCGCTGGTCGGCCACGACGATCCGCCGGACGTACTCGTGGAGTCCCTGCAGCAGCGCGGCGCCTTCCGCCGTGCCGCGCTGCGCGCCAACCAGGTCGGCGACGCGCGCTCCCTGCTCGCCCTGGCCGTCAACGGCGTCGACCTGACCCCCGACCACGGCTACCCGGCGCGGATCATCGTGCCCGCCGCGCCCGGTGTGCTCAACACCAAGTGGGTGGCCCGCATGACGTTCGGAGACCTGTGATGAGCCGTCGCCCCACCCAGACAATTCCGTCAGCGGTACGTGGACGCCTGTGCCGCCCGCCGCTCGGGAGTCCGCTCCAACTCCTGCTCCTTGCAAGCTCGTTCGCGCTGGCCGGCTACGCGGGGGTGCGGCTCCTCGCCGACGACTGGCTCGGCGTGACGCTCTGGTTCGTCGGGGCGGCCCTCGTGCACGATCTGGTGCTGGTGCCCGTGTACGCGGCTCTCGACCGCGCCCTCGTGCGGGCGGCGGGCAGGCGCCGGGAGCGCGTCGTGTACGTACGCGTACCCGCCGCGCTCTCCGGGCTGCTGCTGCTCGTCTGGTTCCCGCTGATCAGCGGGTCCGCGTCCGAGCGCTACGCGTCCGCGACCGGCGTGTCCGGCGACGGCTTCCTGACCCGGTGGCTGCTGATCACCGCCGTGCTGTTCGCCAGCTCGGGGCTGCTCCTCGTACTGCGGCTGCGCAGCGCGACGAAGGAACGACCGTCCGCCGTCCACTGACCGCTGACACGCCAGCCCGCCCGCCCGGCGCGCCGCAGCAATGCGGGTGTGCCGAGGCGGGCCCACGGGAACGGCCGCTCGTACGCGGTCTCGTCCACGCCCTCGCGCGCGCCGTGGGGGCCGACGGCCGGGACCAGACGTACGTCGACGCGCTCGTCGATGTCGACGGACGCCGTCTCGGTGATCAACAGGCCACCGGGCGTGAGGAGTTCCGCGGCGCGTTCGAGCAGCGCGGACGGGTCACCGCCGATGCCGATGTTGCCGTCGAGGAGCAGAGCGGTCCCCCAGCGGCCCTCGCCGGGCAGCGGCTCGAAGACGGATCGGTGCAGCGCCTGGCCGCCGAGCCCCGTGGTGTGCGCGACGGCGGCCCGGCTGACGTCGATGCCCAGGGCGTGCCGGCCCCGGGCGGCCAGCGCGGCGACCAGCCGTCCTGGCCCGCACCCGATGTCGAGCACGGCCCCCTCGCAGCGCTCCAGTACGTCGAGATCCGTCGCGTCGGCGTGCGCGCACCAGCGCTCCACGTCCAACGGCAGCAGCCAACCGTCGGCGCGGCGCAGGAAGAGCGGGCCGCGCCCGGCTCGCAGCGCGTCGGCGTAGGGGTCGTCGCCCCAGGAAGGCGCGCAGACGTCGAGGAGATGACGGCCGGGTCCGGTGGAGGCTCGTACCGCCTCGTGCGCGGTGCTCATCGTCCGATGACCGTCCCGAGCCGCGCCAGCTCGGCCGCGAACCGGCCGTGCGGTGCGGCGTCGGCGACCGCGACCGCGTCGGCCGCCGTGTCCACGTCCCGCAGCCGCGGCAGATCGCGTACGCGCAGCCCGGCGGAGACGAGCCGCGCACGCTGTACGGCGCCCGTCGTGGACGTCGACATCGGTACGCCCCGCAGCAGTTCGGGATCCGGGTCGGCGAGCCCGAGCGCCCAGAACCCGCCGTCGTCCGCCGGCCCGAACCAGGCGTCACAGTCCGCGAAGTCCACGGTGAGCAGCTCCGGGCTGACCTGCGGGGTGTCCATGCCGATGAGGAGAGCGGGCCCCCAACAGCCGGCGAAAGCCGCGGCCAAGCGCTCGTCCAGGCCACCCGCGCACTGGGGCACGACCTCGAAGCCGGACGGCAGCCAGGGGCCGGGCGTCCCGTCGAGGACCAGGACGCGGCGCCGAGCGGGCGTTGCCGCCACGGCACGCAGGCTGTCCACGAGGGCGGCCTCGGCGAGGCGGGCGGCCTCGTGCGGGGAAAAGGGCGGGGTGAGCCGGGTCTTCACCCGCCCCGGCAGCGGCGCCTTGGCGATGACGAGGAGCGTGGTCACGGGGATTCCTCCCGGAGGAACTGGAAGAAGAGGGCAGGGGAGAGGAGGGGGGTGAGCTGAGCGCCGCGGCGCATCAGTCGCGCGGTGTCGGCGGGGTGGGCGGTGCCGTGGGGCGCCCGGCCGGTGTCGTCGGACTGCCCGGTGCCGTGGAGCCTGCCTGGGTCACTGGACCGGCCGGTGCTGTCGGGCCTGCGGGTGTCGACGGGGCGCCCGGCGCGGAGGGATCGGCCGAGGATGCGGTCGACTCTGCTTGCGGCGAGGGGCCAGCCGAAGTCGGCGGATCACCCGGTGCCGGCGGGCCGCCCGGCGCGGACGGATTGGCCGGTGATGCCGTCGGGTCTGCCTGCGCCGAGGGGTCAGCTGAAGCCGGCGGTTCACCCGGTGCCGACGGATCGGCCGAGGATGCGGCCGGCTCTGCCCGCGCCGAGGGACCAGCCGAAGCCGACTGGTCGCCTGGTGCCGACGCGCCGACCGGCGTCGACGGATGGGCCGATGGCGCCGTCGGATCTGCCTGAGCCGAGGGACCCGCTGAAGCCGACGGTTCGCCCGGTGTCGGCGGGCCGTCCGGCGCGGTCGGGTCGGCCGAGGACGCGGTCGGTTCTGCCTGCGCCGAGGGGCCAACCGATACCAACGGGCCTGCCGTTGCCGACGGGTCGCCCGGCGCCGACGGATGGGCCGAGGATGCGGTCGGCTCTGCCTGCGGCGAGGGGCCAGCCGAAGTCGGCGGATCACCCGGTGCCGGCGGGCCGCCCGCCGGGGACGGATCACCCGGTGTAGACGCGCCGCCCGCCGGGGACGGATCACCCGCCCCCGTCCCAGGCCGCTCCGCCAAGACCTGGCTCATGTCGCGTACCGCCTGCCACGTGCCGCGCCACGTGCCCGTCACCTTCGACGCGCCGGTGCGCGGCAGATACGGGACGTCGTGCTCGGTCACCCGCCAGCCCGCGTCCGACGCACGGACCACCATCTGGAGCGGGTAGCCGCTGCGCCGGTCGGTGAGGCCCAGGGACAGAAGCGGCTCGCGGCGGGCGGCGCGCAGCGGGCCGAGGTCGTGCAGGCGCAGTCCGGTCCGGCGGCGGAGCATACGGGCGAGGGCGAGGTTGCCCGCGCGGGCGTGCGGGGGCCATGCGCCGCGGGTCTGCGGACGGCGGCGGCCGAGTACCAGGTCGGCCTCGCCGGCGCGCACCTCGCGTACGAAGGGGACGAGCAGGGACGGATCGAGGGAGGCGTCGCAGTCGCAGAAGCACACGATGTCGGCGGTGGCGGCGGTCAGGCCGGCGTGGCACGCGGCCCCGAAGCCGCGGCGCGC
The window above is part of the Streptomyces venezuelae genome. Proteins encoded here:
- a CDS encoding DUF2064 domain-containing protein encodes the protein MTTLLVIAKAPLPGRVKTRLTPPFSPHEAARLAEAALVDSLRAVAATPARRRVLVLDGTPGPWLPSGFEVVPQCAGGLDERLAAAFAGCWGPALLIGMDTPQVSPELLTVDFADCDAWFGPADDGGFWALGLADPDPELLRGVPMSTSTTGAVQRARLVSAGLRVRDLPRLRDVDTAADAVAVADAAPHGRFAAELARLGTVIGR
- a CDS encoding methyltransferase domain-containing protein, which translates into the protein MSTAHEAVRASTGPGRHLLDVCAPSWGDDPYADALRAGRGPLFLRRADGWLLPLDVERWCAHADATDLDVLERCEGAVLDIGCGPGRLVAALAARGRHALGIDVSRAAVAHTTGLGGQALHRSVFEPLPGEGRWGTALLLDGNIGIGGDPSALLERAAELLTPGGLLITETASVDIDERVDVRLVPAVGPHGAREGVDETAYERPFPWARLGTPALLRRAGRAGWRVSGQWTADGRSFVALRSRSTRSSPELANSTAVISSHRVRKPSPDTPVADA
- a CDS encoding molybdopterin-dependent oxidoreductase — encoded protein: MRDQPLPSSPGFWRSPVRGPRFTAVLGLVLLGGITVLFVTGLLSYAAYNPDLAAVNDKTPDKGLLGFYLFSWPTDPPWLYRLTQGVHVTLGITLIPVLLAKLWSVVPKLFALPPARSVAHALERLSLLLLVGGALFEFVTGVLNVQLDYLFPGSFYPLHFYGAWVFFAAFVTHVVLRLPEAMRQLRALRAQRAVRAGRAGGGEAPEAPAEEGVLVSPDPAAPTVSRRGAFGLVGGGSLLLLATTVGRSFDGPLRETAVLAPHGGKDPGSGPGAFQINKTAAYAGIRERDTSAEAWQLVLVGRRGTVRLSRTQLLRRPQHGSALPIACVEGWSTSDQWWQGVRLRDLAALVGHDDPPDVLVESLQQRGAFRRAALRANQVGDARSLLALAVNGVDLTPDHGYPARIIVPAAPGVLNTKWVARMTFGDL